The following are encoded in a window of Picosynechococcus sp. PCC 7002 genomic DNA:
- a CDS encoding MFS transporter, with product MNHTLNRSISVLFVCAFTYIFSEVLLAPFYPVFFEKVFGVEDLSYTGFYIFICRVTVVLTAPFWGFFSNRLNIKILLYFGQICSALVCIAITLSQNVTQFTIATVILLMFRSSFVILYPLIIQLGGEERREMMAGTYQAVFHTGIVVSSIAGVWIIQLQNPLNAFFIVALLDILQFALCWFFLEALPENKQSIKKVKSDNSPIDILQTHWTFIPAIGVICLLFQFIHNLVRPYFVSYVTGADYFGTTLTTGGILFAIPSLMAIAALPFIRSYAKPHRILLLYTMGSLLLAVTLLIQGSTNSLSLFVFSRVVYGFFLAVTQAALELYLFNNSDPKKIPLNYTLMFAFANIGMVLSPLTASYAVEQYNFAFPLILAGILSVFTLAYTWSLGLHPVLAKTITRHQHDA from the coding sequence ATGAATCACACTTTAAATCGTTCAATTTCAGTCTTATTTGTTTGTGCCTTTACTTATATTTTTTCAGAAGTATTACTCGCACCTTTTTATCCTGTTTTCTTTGAAAAAGTATTCGGTGTTGAAGATTTAAGCTACACTGGCTTCTATATTTTTATTTGTCGGGTGACAGTAGTGTTGACTGCACCGTTTTGGGGATTTTTTTCGAATAGATTAAATATCAAAATTTTACTTTATTTTGGGCAAATTTGTTCTGCGTTAGTTTGCATAGCCATAACCTTGAGTCAAAATGTGACGCAGTTTACGATCGCCACAGTAATTTTGTTAATGTTTCGAAGCAGCTTTGTGATTCTTTATCCCCTAATTATTCAGTTAGGTGGTGAAGAAAGACGGGAGATGATGGCCGGAACTTACCAGGCTGTTTTTCACACAGGAATTGTTGTTTCTAGTATCGCTGGAGTCTGGATTATTCAGCTTCAAAATCCCCTTAATGCATTTTTTATTGTGGCTTTATTAGATATATTGCAATTCGCTCTATGTTGGTTTTTCTTAGAAGCATTACCTGAAAATAAACAGTCAATTAAAAAAGTCAAATCAGATAATTCACCGATAGATATTCTGCAAACCCATTGGACATTTATCCCAGCTATTGGCGTGATTTGTTTATTGTTTCAATTTATTCACAATCTCGTGCGGCCCTATTTTGTTAGCTATGTCACTGGGGCGGATTATTTTGGCACAACTTTAACGACTGGCGGTATTCTATTTGCCATTCCCAGTTTAATGGCGATCGCCGCATTGCCTTTTATCCGCAGTTACGCTAAACCTCATCGCATTCTATTGCTTTATACCATGGGATCTTTGCTGTTGGCAGTGACATTATTAATCCAAGGGTCAACAAATTCTTTATCGCTATTTGTATTTTCGAGAGTAGTTTATGGTTTCTTTCTTGCTGTTACCCAAGCGGCTTTAGAACTCTATTTATTTAATAATAGTGACCCGAAAAAAATTCCTCTTAATTACACTTTAATGTTTGCTTTTGCTAATATTGGTATGGTTTTATCTCCCTTAACAGCCTCTTATGCCGTCGAGCAATATAATTTTGCTTTTCCTTTAATTCTAGCCGGTATTTTGTCAGTATTTACATTAGCCTATACTTGGTCACTCGGATTACATCCAGTGTTAGCAAAAACGATAACTCGACATCAACATGATGCTTGA
- a CDS encoding IucA/IucC family protein — protein sequence MNSRQIAEAATIQSFLNCYLRETGNFNSLATDDPLTFQVKERTDAKSAIICPLPQQNIEILVGVKYWSPSDRHLFTFPLFYKCAARDQLLELDYLTLSTLLLKELSLNTGSTEPYDELIERMIQSCNNIQQFVEARQPNVSELYNFKRNFGETEQSLILGHHLHPTPKSRQGFLPEEMNDYSPETEGKFALHYFRAHKSIVVEGSTLEASATELIKTELRNDETVPEDFKAAYCGDDEYALVPVHPWQGRWLLRSEKVQDFISQGLLEDLGQQGRKFKPTSSVRTVYNEDARFMVKLSLNIKITNSVRANLFKELERGLEVNKIFSSTIGEDLRAHFPHFEVIRDPAYITIPLDGKESGFATILRANPFQTKAKQVDNYSTDANTDASCLIGLCQDAIDGSSSRLANIIRTLANQENRSTEAVSIDWFKQYLALSVRPILWMYFTYGIALEAHQQNSVLELKNGYPKYFYYRDNQGYYYRESFTDKLDGILEGISQKSETFCPDDVIDERLVYYVFINNVFGIVNALGVAELVDENLLLQELNNVIVEFADFDLAGSQLLNNLQGKTFRTKANLLTRFNNMDELVGSVATQSVYINIQNPLYLLKASVKEKVYA from the coding sequence ATGAATAGTAGACAAATTGCCGAAGCAGCAACAATTCAGAGCTTTTTAAACTGTTATTTACGTGAAACAGGGAATTTTAACTCCCTCGCCACCGATGATCCCCTCACCTTCCAAGTGAAAGAGCGCACTGACGCAAAATCCGCGATTATTTGTCCCCTCCCTCAGCAAAATATCGAGATTCTGGTGGGTGTAAAATACTGGTCTCCCAGCGATCGCCACCTCTTTACCTTTCCGCTCTTCTATAAATGCGCCGCCCGCGACCAGCTGCTCGAACTAGATTATTTAACCCTGAGTACCCTACTCCTCAAGGAACTTAGCCTCAACACGGGATCAACAGAACCCTATGACGAGCTAATTGAAAGGATGATCCAAAGCTGCAACAACATTCAGCAATTTGTCGAAGCCAGACAGCCCAATGTCTCTGAACTATACAACTTCAAACGCAACTTCGGTGAAACAGAGCAATCCTTAATCCTAGGACATCACTTGCATCCCACACCAAAAAGTAGACAAGGGTTTTTACCTGAGGAGATGAATGATTATTCTCCAGAAACAGAAGGGAAATTTGCCCTCCATTATTTCCGCGCCCACAAATCCATCGTCGTTGAAGGCTCTACCTTAGAAGCCAGCGCCACCGAGCTAATCAAAACAGAATTACGCAATGATGAGACTGTTCCCGAAGACTTTAAAGCCGCTTACTGTGGCGACGACGAATATGCGTTAGTGCCTGTTCATCCTTGGCAAGGTCGCTGGTTACTGCGCTCTGAGAAAGTTCAGGATTTCATTAGTCAGGGTTTGCTGGAAGATTTGGGACAGCAGGGTCGTAAATTTAAACCTACATCCTCCGTGCGGACTGTCTACAACGAAGATGCTCGCTTTATGGTGAAACTTTCTCTTAATATTAAAATCACTAATTCAGTGCGGGCAAACCTCTTTAAAGAATTAGAGCGAGGCTTAGAAGTGAATAAAATCTTTTCTAGCACCATCGGTGAAGATTTACGCGCCCATTTCCCTCATTTTGAAGTGATTCGTGATCCGGCTTATATCACGATTCCTCTGGATGGCAAAGAATCAGGTTTTGCCACAATTTTACGGGCTAATCCCTTTCAAACCAAAGCGAAACAAGTAGATAATTATTCCACTGATGCTAACACCGATGCCAGTTGCTTAATTGGTCTTTGTCAGGATGCGATTGATGGCAGCAGTTCTCGCCTTGCAAATATTATTCGTACCTTAGCTAACCAGGAAAATCGCTCTACGGAAGCAGTCAGCATTGATTGGTTTAAGCAGTATCTCGCTCTCTCAGTGAGACCAATATTGTGGATGTACTTCACCTATGGCATTGCCCTAGAAGCGCACCAACAAAACAGTGTTTTAGAGCTTAAGAATGGCTATCCCAAGTATTTTTATTACCGCGACAACCAAGGTTACTATTACCGCGAATCTTTTACAGATAAATTAGATGGTATCCTTGAAGGAATTAGTCAAAAAAGTGAAACTTTTTGCCCTGATGATGTAATTGATGAACGACTTGTTTATTACGTCTTTATTAACAATGTCTTTGGCATCGTTAATGCTTTAGGTGTTGCTGAACTCGTTGACGAAAATCTTCTCCTTCAAGAACTGAATAATGTCATCGTTGAATTTGCTGATTTTGATTTAGCAGGTTCTCAGCTTCTTAATAATTTGCAAGGAAAAACCTTCCGTACTAAAGCCAATCTTTTAACGCGCTTTAACAACATGGATGAACTAGTTGGTTCTGTAGCAACTCAATCAGTTTACATCAACATCCAAAATCCTTTGTATCTCTTGAAAGCAAGTGTAAAGGAGAAAGTCTATGCCTAG
- a CDS encoding lysine N(6)-hydroxylase/L-ornithine N(5)-oxygenase family protein: MNNQVYDLLGIGIGPFNLSLAALLDPISEVNAVFLERKLQFDWHSGLLLETATIQVPFMADLVTMADPRSRFTFLNYLREHSRLYNFYFLEEFKIYRREYNHYCQWVSEQLGDTCQFGKNVEAIAWNEAGYFTVTAHDNLTNKTVAYHAKHLAIGVGSTAGIPDCLKKLGKQDNIFHSSEFLHRKEQWQNAKSVTVIGSGQSAGETFYELLNTQAECGYHLEWHTRSSGFFPMEYSKLGLEYFSPDYIEYFYNLPIEKRDEIRSGQNLLYKGMAAELIAQIYNRFYELTIGGTELDVKLCSSLEVKEAEVTENGYRLGYRQVQQNHYFEHNTDCIVLATGYEHRVPEFIEPIHDLIEWDYKDRFCIDFNYRITLKKSIPNSIFVQNGELHTHGIGAPDLGLGAHRSSVIINTLLGQEVYPIDQKNVFQNFGVS, from the coding sequence ATGAATAATCAAGTTTACGATTTACTCGGAATTGGTATCGGGCCATTTAATTTAAGTTTGGCAGCCTTACTAGATCCAATTTCTGAAGTTAATGCAGTCTTTCTCGAACGAAAGCTTCAATTTGATTGGCATTCTGGTCTGTTGCTCGAAACCGCAACTATTCAAGTGCCTTTTATGGCGGATTTGGTCACGATGGCAGATCCCCGTAGTCGCTTTACCTTTTTAAATTATCTCCGCGAACATTCTCGTCTTTATAATTTCTATTTCCTTGAGGAATTTAAGATTTATCGCCGAGAATATAACCACTATTGTCAATGGGTTTCCGAGCAGTTGGGCGATACCTGTCAGTTCGGGAAAAACGTCGAGGCGATCGCCTGGAACGAAGCAGGTTACTTCACCGTGACAGCTCACGATAATCTTACTAATAAGACCGTCGCCTATCACGCGAAACATTTAGCGATTGGGGTCGGTAGTACCGCAGGTATTCCCGATTGCCTAAAGAAACTTGGGAAGCAAGATAATATCTTCCATTCTAGTGAATTTCTCCACCGCAAAGAACAATGGCAAAATGCAAAGTCTGTGACTGTAATTGGCTCTGGACAAAGCGCTGGTGAAACATTTTATGAGCTGTTAAATACTCAAGCAGAATGCGGTTATCACCTCGAATGGCATACTCGTTCATCAGGGTTTTTTCCCATGGAATACTCTAAACTAGGTCTCGAATATTTTTCCCCTGATTACATCGAATATTTTTACAATTTACCTATCGAAAAACGTGATGAAATTCGTTCCGGTCAAAATCTTTTGTACAAAGGCATGGCTGCAGAATTAATTGCCCAAATTTACAATCGCTTCTACGAATTAACTATTGGTGGCACTGAGTTAGATGTGAAACTATGCTCCTCTCTGGAGGTAAAGGAGGCAGAAGTTACAGAGAACGGCTATCGTCTCGGTTATCGCCAGGTACAGCAAAATCATTATTTTGAACACAACACCGATTGCATTGTCCTTGCCACAGGCTATGAGCATCGAGTCCCAGAATTTATCGAACCCATCCACGATCTAATCGAGTGGGATTATAAAGACCGCTTCTGCATCGACTTTAACTATCGCATTACTCTCAAAAAATCTATTCCTAATTCAATTTTTGTACAGAATGGCGAACTTCACACCCACGGCATTGGTGCCCCAGATCTTGGTTTAGGTGCCCATCGCAGCTCGGTAATTATTAATACCCTACTTGGTCAAGAAGTTTATCCGATAGACCAGAAAAATGTCTTCCAAAACTTCGGTGTAAGCTGA
- a CDS encoding GNAT family N-acetyltransferase: MPSLETQIQPVYKVYDKTISAYLSFHPMTLEKDLERIHRWMNHQHVIPFWQMAWPIEKIEAYLKKVLADSHQTAYIGCIDNEPMSYWECYWVIDDILGKYYPAERADQGIHLLIGEPYFLGKGLALPFLRAMTMFQFQHTPTTKTVTEPDARNAKMIHIFKKCGFEFQKNVDLPGKTGALMFCDRQKFKNMWSPTDLYQ, encoded by the coding sequence ATGCCTAGTTTAGAGACTCAAATTCAGCCTGTTTATAAAGTCTATGACAAAACTATTTCAGCATACCTTTCTTTTCATCCGATGACGTTAGAAAAGGACTTAGAGCGTATCCACCGCTGGATGAATCACCAGCATGTTATTCCCTTTTGGCAAATGGCCTGGCCTATTGAAAAAATTGAAGCTTACCTAAAGAAAGTTCTAGCAGATTCTCATCAAACTGCTTACATTGGTTGTATAGATAATGAACCAATGAGTTATTGGGAATGTTACTGGGTAATTGATGACATCCTTGGTAAATATTATCCAGCAGAGAGAGCAGATCAAGGTATTCATTTATTAATTGGTGAGCCATATTTTCTTGGTAAAGGTTTAGCCTTACCCTTCCTACGAGCAATGACAATGTTTCAGTTTCAACATACTCCGACCACAAAAACGGTGACAGAACCAGATGCCCGTAATGCCAAGATGATCCACATTTTTAAAAAGTGTGGTTTTGAGTTCCAAAAGAATGTTGATCTTCCCGGTAAAACAGGCGCTTTAATGTTCTGCGATCGCCAAAAGTTTAAAAATATGTGGTCGCCGACTGACCTATACCAATAA
- a CDS encoding pyridoxal phosphate-dependent decarboxylase family protein: MALSQATHRLEQYFLTHQSESIDYYSEIIAFTQELLIQNISQSKQPYSGASPQKLLENFHKNNYLDFTPKHYSQLQTQLAQVLAHTISVTNPTCIAHLHCPPLIPAIAAELIIGATNQSMDSWDQSPCATILEQNLTNWLCQTFGYGSNADGIFTSGGTQSNLMGLLLARDNYAKTHLNWQIQKQGLPPEAAKFRILCSEVAHFTVRQGAAILGLGENAVVTIPADANFCMKTAALEAKLAELQDQDLLPILIVGTAGTTDFGSIDPLAEVAQIAQSQGIWFHVDAAFGGALQLSTQHAHKLSGIEQADSITVDFHKLFYQPISCGAFLLKNRANFSLIRLNADYLNPEINEAQGIPDLVTKSIQTTRRFDALKLWLSLQVLGVEAFDAMVNTTIDLAQSTAKLIDGDRHFELVTKNPAINAVVFRYVGDRPNAVNLEAINQQIPKQLMLMGKAVIAQTQVHQKTQLKFTLLNPLTQVEHLQSLLAEIKVLGQKLEQDYQKK; encoded by the coding sequence ATGGCACTTTCCCAAGCGACCCATCGTCTTGAACAATATTTTCTGACCCATCAATCAGAAAGTATTGACTACTATTCTGAGATAATTGCTTTTACACAAGAGCTGCTTATTCAGAATATTTCTCAAAGTAAACAACCCTATTCAGGGGCATCACCCCAAAAATTGTTAGAGAATTTTCACAAAAATAATTACCTCGATTTCACACCAAAACATTACTCCCAGCTGCAAACTCAGCTCGCACAAGTGCTGGCCCATACGATTTCGGTAACAAATCCTACTTGCATTGCCCACCTCCATTGTCCACCTCTCATTCCGGCGATCGCCGCTGAATTGATCATTGGCGCGACGAATCAGTCGATGGATTCATGGGATCAAAGTCCCTGTGCCACAATTCTTGAGCAGAACCTGACAAATTGGCTCTGTCAAACCTTCGGTTATGGCAGTAACGCAGACGGGATTTTTACCAGTGGTGGAACACAGTCTAATTTGATGGGCCTGCTATTGGCCCGGGATAATTATGCGAAAACCCATTTAAATTGGCAGATCCAAAAACAAGGTTTGCCACCAGAGGCTGCCAAGTTTCGAATTCTATGTTCAGAAGTGGCGCATTTCACGGTGCGTCAGGGGGCGGCAATTCTGGGTTTGGGGGAAAATGCGGTTGTCACAATTCCAGCCGATGCCAACTTCTGCATGAAAACGGCGGCTCTAGAGGCAAAGTTGGCGGAGTTGCAAGACCAAGATTTACTGCCAATCTTGATTGTCGGCACGGCTGGTACTACTGATTTTGGCAGTATTGACCCCCTCGCAGAAGTTGCCCAAATTGCTCAATCACAAGGCATTTGGTTCCATGTTGATGCGGCATTTGGCGGCGCTTTACAACTGAGTACGCAGCACGCCCACAAATTATCGGGCATCGAGCAAGCGGATTCGATCACCGTTGATTTCCATAAACTGTTTTATCAGCCCATTAGTTGCGGTGCGTTTTTGCTGAAAAATCGGGCGAATTTCAGCTTAATTCGGCTCAATGCAGATTATCTCAATCCGGAAATTAATGAAGCGCAAGGCATTCCCGATCTGGTGACGAAATCGATTCAAACGACGCGGCGATTTGATGCGTTGAAATTATGGCTATCTCTACAAGTACTTGGGGTCGAGGCCTTTGACGCAATGGTTAATACCACCATCGACCTCGCCCAGTCTACCGCGAAATTGATTGACGGCGATCGCCATTTTGAGTTGGTTACCAAAAATCCTGCCATTAATGCCGTGGTGTTCCGGTATGTTGGCGATCGCCCAAACGCAGTGAACTTAGAAGCAATTAATCAGCAAATTCCAAAGCAGCTCATGCTGATGGGAAAAGCCGTCATTGCCCAAACCCAAGTCCACCAAAAAACCCAGTTAAAATTCACCCTCCTAAATCCCCTAACTCAAGTTGAACATCTCCAGTCCCTACTGGCAGAAATCAAAGTATTAGGTCAAAAATTAGAGCAAGACTATCAAAAAAAATGA
- a CDS encoding GNAT family N-acetyltransferase, with amino-acid sequence MNNIQALNAALTPEIWKTVSLNLLTKMLSEFMYEEIIKPDVIDDKEDIVTYQLNLPDGLGYRFTAKLRVFDSYRVDPKSIYRGENDEWTPATNPFQFALDIHETVGMTGETTAHLLKELTNTLIADAHIYQRKQSKNVDLLNLNYAELEGEMEGHPWITFNKGRIGFGYDDYLEHAPESKQPIQMTWLAIAREQSSYNGVTDLEYERLIEEELSPEAVARFSGLLQERGLEPAKYYFMPVHDWQWKNIVVPIFGEAVALQLIVYLGKSEDLYLPQQSIRTFVNTSHSQKRHVKLPLSILNTLVYRGLPNERTQIAPKVTEYIKSIHANDPFLSEECRMILPGEVASLNYNHNYYKQLSSAPYQYKEMLGCLWRESVLSYTDPDERPVTLASLVHLDADGYPLIFKLVEVSGLTLEDWLDRLFNTVLPPLLHYLYQYGTVFSPHGENTILVLKNNIPSRLAMKDFVDDVNISDQPLPELLNLSADLKEVLLTEPPEGLCQFIFAGLFICHHRYLSDLLDQHICYPEVKFWRQVRQAILNYQEKFPQLQDRFELFNLLAPKFTKLCLNRNRLITYGYNDDSDRPHAAAYGKVNNALHTVLHDADYDQLIARKKKFQAALTTPFDYYDAQYNKTASIRTVDYGQDLERIFNWMHQRHLVPFWKLNLSFTEFQKFLRKSLTAIQKDLVIASLEGEPACYGIFYQVAADNIRHFYPYQKSDIGGHIAIGERRHLTPEYLIPIFRASFQFAFKAYDTERIIIEPDAKNRILIPLLTNMGFKIHDTVKLPHKKATLMILEKHTFFSEFSKIQTSHKFVRH; translated from the coding sequence ATGAATAATATTCAAGCTTTGAATGCCGCCTTAACTCCTGAAATCTGGAAAACCGTTAGTCTCAATCTCCTAACAAAAATGCTCTCGGAGTTTATGTATGAGGAGATCATTAAACCAGATGTTATTGATGACAAAGAAGACATTGTTACCTATCAACTGAACTTGCCTGATGGATTAGGTTATCGCTTTACTGCCAAGCTGCGAGTGTTTGATAGTTATCGCGTTGATCCAAAGTCGATTTATCGCGGCGAAAATGATGAATGGACACCTGCAACTAACCCCTTTCAGTTTGCATTAGATATCCATGAAACAGTGGGGATGACCGGTGAAACAACCGCCCATTTGTTGAAAGAACTCACCAATACTTTGATTGCCGATGCCCACATTTATCAGCGCAAACAAAGCAAAAATGTTGATCTCCTCAACCTCAACTATGCCGAGCTGGAAGGGGAAATGGAAGGTCACCCTTGGATTACTTTTAATAAGGGTCGCATTGGTTTTGGTTATGACGATTATTTAGAACATGCCCCCGAAAGCAAGCAACCTATCCAGATGACTTGGTTGGCGATCGCCCGCGAGCAGTCTAGCTACAACGGCGTTACCGATCTTGAGTATGAGCGTTTAATCGAAGAAGAATTATCTCCTGAAGCGGTTGCCAGATTCAGTGGTCTGTTGCAGGAGCGTGGTTTAGAGCCAGCTAAGTATTACTTCATGCCCGTCCATGATTGGCAGTGGAAAAACATCGTTGTGCCGATCTTTGGTGAAGCGGTGGCATTGCAGTTGATTGTTTACCTCGGTAAGAGCGAAGATCTCTATCTACCGCAGCAATCCATCCGGACATTTGTGAATACCAGCCACAGCCAGAAACGCCATGTGAAGTTGCCTCTCAGCATTCTGAATACGTTGGTTTATCGTGGTTTGCCCAATGAGCGTACCCAAATTGCCCCGAAGGTTACCGAGTACATCAAATCTATCCATGCCAACGATCCTTTTTTGAGTGAAGAATGCCGGATGATTCTGCCCGGTGAAGTGGCAAGTCTAAATTACAATCACAATTACTACAAGCAACTTTCCAGTGCCCCTTACCAATACAAAGAAATGTTGGGTTGTCTCTGGCGAGAAAGTGTTCTGAGCTATACCGACCCCGACGAAAGACCCGTTACCCTCGCGTCTTTAGTGCACCTCGATGCTGATGGTTATCCCCTGATTTTTAAGTTAGTTGAGGTGTCCGGTTTAACCCTTGAAGATTGGTTAGATCGTCTTTTCAATACTGTTTTACCACCGTTACTTCACTACCTCTATCAATATGGCACGGTGTTCTCACCCCACGGTGAAAATACAATTCTTGTCCTCAAAAATAATATTCCCAGTCGCCTTGCGATGAAGGATTTTGTGGATGATGTTAATATCAGTGATCAGCCGCTACCGGAACTACTCAATCTTTCTGCAGATCTTAAAGAAGTCTTGCTTACTGAACCCCCCGAAGGCTTATGTCAGTTTATTTTTGCAGGCTTATTTATTTGTCACCATCGTTATCTTTCTGACCTTTTAGATCAACATATTTGCTATCCCGAAGTAAAATTCTGGCGGCAAGTACGACAAGCCATTCTGAATTACCAAGAGAAATTTCCACAGCTTCAAGATCGTTTTGAGTTGTTTAATCTTTTGGCTCCAAAATTTACAAAGCTCTGTTTAAACCGTAATCGTTTAATTACCTACGGCTATAACGACGACAGCGATCGCCCCCACGCTGCTGCCTATGGAAAGGTCAATAACGCTTTGCATACCGTATTGCACGATGCAGATTATGATCAGTTAATTGCTCGAAAAAAAAAGTTTCAAGCGGCCTTAACAACTCCTTTTGATTACTATGATGCGCAATATAACAAGACAGCCTCTATCCGTACTGTTGATTATGGGCAAGATTTAGAACGTATTTTTAACTGGATGCACCAAAGACATTTGGTTCCTTTTTGGAAGCTTAATCTTTCATTTACAGAATTTCAGAAGTTCCTGAGAAAATCTCTTACAGCAATCCAAAAGGATTTGGTAATTGCCTCTTTGGAAGGAGAACCTGCTTGTTATGGTATTTTTTATCAGGTTGCAGCAGATAACATTCGCCATTTTTATCCCTATCAAAAATCTGATATTGGTGGACACATTGCCATAGGTGAGAGACGTCATTTGACCCCTGAATATCTTATACCGATCTTTCGGGCATCGTTTCAGTTTGCTTTTAAAGCCTATGATACGGAGCGAATTATTATTGAACCTGACGCCAAAAATCGAATTTTAATCCCTCTTTTAACTAATATGGGTTTTAAAATCCATGACACAGTTAAGCTACCCCACAAAAAAGCAACTTTGATGATTTTAGAAAAACACACCTTTTTTTCAGAGTTTTCCAAAATTCAAACAAGCCATAAGTTTGTCCGGCATTAA